In one Cyclopterus lumpus isolate fCycLum1 chromosome 22, fCycLum1.pri, whole genome shotgun sequence genomic region, the following are encoded:
- the dpysl5a gene encoding dihydropyrimidinase-related protein 5a gives MSSSSATVRILIKGGKVVNDDCTQEADVYIENGVIQQVGKELMIPGGAKVIDASGKLVLPGGIDTSVHLEESFMNATTADDFYSGTKAALAGGTTMVMAHILPERNESLLEAYEKCRGSADPKACCDYSLHVGVTWWGPKVRAEMEKLVRENGVNSFQMFMAYKDTFMLRDGELFQALQHCKDIGAIARVHAENGELVAEGAKETLDLGISGPEGIEISRPEELEAEATHRAITIANRAHCPIYLVSVSSMSAGDVVATAKMQGKVVHGETTTAHAVLNGMQYYHQDWAHAAAHVTVPPLRLDPNTPNYLMSLLGNDTLNAVGSDHRPFTIKQRAMGKDDFTKIPHGLPGIQDRMSVIWEKGVIGGKMDENRFVAVTSSNAAKIYNLYPRKGRIIPGADADVVVWDPEGSKTISVNNQVQGGDVNLYEGLRCHGVPLVTISRGRLVYENGIFTCAEGSGKFCPLRTFPDHLYKKMVQREKCQAVKAVEREPYTGEVVAVLNSGKRDLGVSDLDTPTRPCTRHGGLRDLQGSSFSLSGAQIDDNVPKRSSARILAPPGGRSSGIW, from the exons ATGTCTTCCAGCTCAGCGACGGTGCGCATCCTGATCAAGGGCGGCAAGGTGGTGAACGACGACTGCACCCAGGAGGCCGACGTCTACATCGAGAACGGCGTCATCCAGCAGGTGGGGAAGGAGCTGATGATCCCGGGCGGGGCCAAGGTGATCGACGCCTCGGGGAAACTGGTCCTCCCCGGGGGCATCGACACCAGCGTCCACCTGGAGGAGAGCTTCATGAACGCCACCACGGCGGACGACTTCTACAGCGGCACCAAG GCGGCTCTCGCTGGAGGCACCACGATGGTGATGGCACACATCCTGCCGGAGAGGAACGAGTCTCTGCTGGAAGCCTACGAGAAGTGCCGCGGCTCGGCGGACCCCAAGGCCTGCTGCGACTACTCGCTGCACGTGGGGGTCACGTGGTGGGGGCCCAAG GTGCGAGCCGAGATGGAGAAGCTGGTGAGGGAGAACGGAGTGAATTCCTTCCAGATGTTCATGGCCTACAAGGACACGTTCATGCTGAGGGACGGCGAGCTCTTCCAGGCTCTGCAGCACTGCAAGGACATCGGCGCCATCGCCAGAGTCCACGCTGAAAACGGGGAGCTGGTGGCAGAG GGTGCAAAAGAAACTTTGGACCTGGGCATCAGTGGCCCGGAGGGGATTGAAATCAGCAGGCCCGAAGAG ttggaGGCAGAGGCGACCCACAGGGCCATTACCATCGCCAACAGG GCCCACTGCCCCATCTACCTGGTCAGTGTGTCCAGCATGTCTGCAGGAGACGTGGTTGCGACAGCCAAGATGCAGG GTAAAGTGGTCCACGGGGAAACCACCACGGCCCACGCCGTGCTGAACGGCATGCAGTACTACCACCAGGACTGGGCCCACGCCGCCGCCCACGTCACCGTGCCTCCCCTCCGCCTGGACCCCAACACTCCCAATTACCTGATGAGCCTGCTGGGAAA TGACACGCTGAACGCCGTGGGGTCCGACCACCGTCCGTTCACCATCAAGCAGAGGGCCATGGGCAAGGACGACTTCACGAAGATCCCCCACGGGCTCCCCGGCATTCAGGACCGCATGAGCGTCATCTGGGAGAAAGGAGTG ATCGGAGGGAAGATGGACGAGAATCGCTTCGTTGCCGTGACGAGCTCGAACGCGGCCAAGATCTACAACCTCTACCCCAGGAAGGGGAGGATCATCCCGGGAGCAGATGCTGACGTGGTGGTCTGGGACCCCGAGGGATCCAA GACCATTTCTGTGAACAACCAGGTCCAGGGAGGAGACGTGAACCTGTACGAAGGTCTCCGTTGTCATGGCGTTCCCCTGGTCACCATCAGCCGTGGCCGGCTGGTCTATGAGAACGGCATTTTCACGTGCGCTGAGGGCTCCGGGAAGTTCTGCCCCCTGAGGACCTTCCCAGACCACCTCTACAAGAAGATGGTTCAGAGGGAAAAG TGCCAGGCTGTGAAGGCTGTGGAGCGCGAGCCCTACACGGGTGAGGTCGTAGCGGTGCTCAACTCCGGAAAGAGGGATTTGGGGGTTTCAGACCTGGACACGCCGACGCGCCCCTGCACCCGGCACGGGGGGCTGAGGGACCTCCAAGGGTCCAGCTTCAGCCTGTCTG GTGCCCAGATCGATGACAACGTTCCAAAGAGATCCTCGGCCAGGATCCTCGCCCCCCCTGGAGGGAGATCCAGCGGGATCTGGTAA
- the mapre3a gene encoding microtubule-associated protein RP/EB family member 3a isoform X2 produces the protein MAVNVYATSVSIDNLSRHDMLAWVNDSLHLTYTKIEQLCSGATYCQFMDMLFPGCILLKKVKFQAKLEHESIHNFKLLQAAFKRMSIDKIIPVEKLVKGKFQDNFEFVQWFKKFFDANYDGKEYDPLLSRQGQDVAPAPNPGPQRTSPTVPKNMPTPQRVQHNIPAMRKNPSLSRNGGSDAEIMELNQQLMELKLTVDGLEKERDFYFSKLRDIELICQEHESENSSVLSSIINILYATEDGFAPPEDEDLEEQAHLDQDEY, from the exons ATGGCAGTGAATGTGTACGCCACATCGGTGTCCATCGACAACCTCAGCCGACATGACATGCTGGCATGGGTCAACGATTCCCTGCACCTCACCTACACTAAGATCGAACAGCTCTGCTCAG GAGCGACATACTGCCAGTTCATGGACATGTTGTTTCCGGGTTGTATCCTTCTGAAGAAGGTCAAATTTCAAGCCAAGCTGGAGCATGAATCTATACACAACTTCAAACTTCTTCAGGCAGCTTTTAAAAGGATGAGCATCGACAAA ATAATTCCCGTAGAAAAGCTCGTGAAAGGGAAGTTCCAGGACAACTTTGAATTCGTGCAGTGGTTCAAGAAGTTCTTCGACGCCAACTACGACGGGAAGGAGTACGACCCGTTGCTATCCAGACAGGGGCAGGACGTGGCCCCCGCCCCCAACCCAG GACCACAGAGGACATCGCCGACGGTTCCCAAAAACATGCCAACACCACAGCGGGTCCAACACAACATACCAGCCATGAGGAAGAACCCGTCTTTGTCTAGAAACGGGGGCAGCGACGCTGAGATCATGGAGCTAAATCAACAG TTGATGGAGTTGAAGTTGACTGTGGACggactggagaaggagagagacttCTACTTCAGCAAACTACGGGACATCGAGCTGATCTGCCAGGAGCACGAGAGTGAAAACAGCTCCGTCCTCAGCAGCATAATCAACATTCTCTACGCAACGGAG
- the mapre3a gene encoding microtubule-associated protein RP/EB family member 3a isoform X1, translating to MAVNVYATSVSIDNLSRHDMLAWVNDSLHLTYTKIEQLCSGATYCQFMDMLFPGCILLKKVKFQAKLEHESIHNFKLLQAAFKRMSIDKIIPVEKLVKGKFQDNFEFVQWFKKFFDANYDGKEYDPLLSRQGQDVAPAPNPGDHFIHKPKRNAGPQRTSPTVPKNMPTPQRVQHNIPAMRKNPSLSRNGGSDAEIMELNQQLMELKLTVDGLEKERDFYFSKLRDIELICQEHESENSSVLSSIINILYATEDGFAPPEDEDLEEQAHLDQDEY from the exons ATGGCAGTGAATGTGTACGCCACATCGGTGTCCATCGACAACCTCAGCCGACATGACATGCTGGCATGGGTCAACGATTCCCTGCACCTCACCTACACTAAGATCGAACAGCTCTGCTCAG GAGCGACATACTGCCAGTTCATGGACATGTTGTTTCCGGGTTGTATCCTTCTGAAGAAGGTCAAATTTCAAGCCAAGCTGGAGCATGAATCTATACACAACTTCAAACTTCTTCAGGCAGCTTTTAAAAGGATGAGCATCGACAAA ATAATTCCCGTAGAAAAGCTCGTGAAAGGGAAGTTCCAGGACAACTTTGAATTCGTGCAGTGGTTCAAGAAGTTCTTCGACGCCAACTACGACGGGAAGGAGTACGACCCGTTGCTATCCAGACAGGGGCAGGACGTGGCCCCCGCCCCCAACCCAGGTGATCACTTTATCCACAAACCAAAGAGAAACGCAG GACCACAGAGGACATCGCCGACGGTTCCCAAAAACATGCCAACACCACAGCGGGTCCAACACAACATACCAGCCATGAGGAAGAACCCGTCTTTGTCTAGAAACGGGGGCAGCGACGCTGAGATCATGGAGCTAAATCAACAG TTGATGGAGTTGAAGTTGACTGTGGACggactggagaaggagagagacttCTACTTCAGCAAACTACGGGACATCGAGCTGATCTGCCAGGAGCACGAGAGTGAAAACAGCTCCGTCCTCAGCAGCATAATCAACATTCTCTACGCAACGGAG